The Nocardioides sp. S5 genome includes a window with the following:
- a CDS encoding MFS transporter produces MSQDEQQRTARDGTAGETAYEPDPRRWRVLAVSLVVGFMSLLDVTIVNVAVPSIRAGLDTSAATIQWVVSGYALAFGMTLVAGGRLGDAHGRRRMMTIGLLGFILSSLAVGLAPNAAAIVVARLVQGASAGLLTPQNSGLIQQLFRGEERGRAFGMFGFTVAVASAAGPLIGGALIALLGEENGWRSLFLINVPIGLVALVLIRRLVPDNDAGAAAEKDPRVDLVGALLLGLAVLSVLYPLISLEGGASLPLLGLLAFPVLAWAFVRWEREAVRRERPPLLDVSLLRGLPGYANGLLVGTLYFTGFTGIFLVLSVHLQEGEGFSPLGAALLMTPFAVGAATTSPLAGRLVGRIGRRVTLVALGVMVTGTALAALLVTQPTDRLWWTLAPAMFLAGVGGGGVISPNFTLTLAEVPPRMGGAAGGALQTGQRIGSALGAALLMTVYLAVDAVASAPVAARSALLAALVVLSAAFAAAVRSWRRGD; encoded by the coding sequence GTGAGCCAGGACGAGCAGCAGCGCACCGCGCGCGACGGGACGGCCGGCGAGACGGCGTACGAGCCGGACCCGCGGCGCTGGCGGGTGCTCGCGGTGTCGCTCGTCGTCGGCTTCATGTCGCTGCTCGACGTCACGATCGTCAACGTCGCGGTCCCCTCGATCCGCGCCGGCCTCGACACCAGCGCCGCCACCATCCAGTGGGTGGTCTCGGGCTACGCGCTCGCCTTCGGCATGACGCTGGTCGCGGGCGGTCGCCTCGGCGACGCGCACGGCCGGCGCCGGATGATGACGATCGGGCTGCTCGGCTTCATCCTCTCCAGCCTCGCGGTCGGGCTGGCCCCCAACGCGGCGGCGATCGTCGTCGCCCGGCTCGTCCAGGGCGCCAGCGCGGGGCTGCTGACGCCCCAGAACTCCGGCCTGATCCAGCAGCTCTTCCGCGGGGAGGAGCGCGGACGCGCTTTCGGGATGTTCGGCTTCACGGTGGCCGTCGCCTCGGCCGCCGGCCCCCTGATCGGCGGGGCGCTGATCGCCCTGCTCGGGGAGGAGAACGGCTGGCGCTCGCTCTTCCTCATCAACGTCCCGATCGGCCTGGTGGCCCTGGTGCTGATCCGCCGCCTCGTGCCCGACAACGACGCCGGCGCCGCGGCCGAGAAGGACCCGCGCGTGGACCTCGTGGGCGCACTGCTGCTGGGGCTCGCGGTGCTGTCGGTCCTCTACCCGCTGATCAGCCTCGAGGGCGGTGCCAGCCTGCCGCTGCTGGGGCTGCTCGCCTTCCCGGTGCTGGCGTGGGCGTTCGTGCGGTGGGAGCGCGAGGCCGTACGCCGGGAGCGACCGCCGCTGCTCGACGTCTCGCTGCTGCGCGGACTGCCGGGCTACGCCAACGGGCTGCTGGTCGGCACCCTCTACTTCACCGGCTTCACCGGGATCTTCCTCGTGCTGTCGGTGCACCTGCAGGAGGGCGAGGGCTTCTCCCCGCTCGGCGCGGCGCTGCTGATGACGCCGTTCGCGGTGGGCGCGGCGACCACCTCACCGCTGGCGGGCAGGCTCGTGGGTCGGATCGGGCGCCGCGTCACGCTGGTCGCGCTCGGCGTGATGGTGACGGGCACCGCCCTCGCCGCCCTGCTCGTCACCCAGCCGACCGACCGGCTGTGGTGGACGCTCGCGCCGGCGATGTTCCTCGCCGGTGTCGGGGGCGGCGGCGTGATCTCCCCCAACTTCACCCTCACCCTCGCCGAGGTCCCGCCGCGGATGGGCGGCGCCGCCGGCGGCGCGCTGCAGACCGGCCAGCGGATCGGGTCCGCGCTCGGCGCGGCGCTGCTGATGACGGTCTACCTCGCGGTCGACGCCGTCGCGTCCGCACCGGTGGCCGCCCGCTCGGCGCTCCTCGCGGCGCTCGTGGTGCTGTCCGCGGCCTTCGCCGCCGCCGTACGGTCCTGGCGGCGCGGGGACTGA
- a CDS encoding acylphosphatase: MSLVKAVQARVTGRVQGVSFRWSAQEQAQRLGVVGWVRNEPDGSVLLHAEGDADAVDALVAWCRTGPSMAKVGDVAVREAAPSGATSFEVGY, from the coding sequence ATGTCTCTCGTGAAGGCAGTGCAGGCGCGGGTCACCGGCCGGGTGCAGGGCGTGTCGTTCCGGTGGTCCGCGCAGGAACAGGCGCAGCGGCTCGGCGTGGTCGGCTGGGTCCGCAACGAGCCGGACGGTTCGGTGCTGCTGCACGCCGAGGGCGACGCCGACGCCGTCGACGCGCTCGTCGCGTGGTGCCGCACCGGACCGTCGATGGCGAAGGTCGGCGACGTGGCGGTGCGCGAGGCGGCGCCGTCGGGCGCGACCTCCTTCGAGGTCGGCTACTGA
- a CDS encoding antibiotic biosynthesis monooxygenase: MSAPVTVSVTRHVDPSHTTQMLAWMQAGTSMAEKFDGFLGSGWVRPSTDSADWHMLYRFADAEALAAWEASPQRAWWLEAAAGDVEESRRERRTGIEGWFDEPASAELLSAAPTAPPRWKQMIAIYLVFLPLSLAANAVASQTIADWALVARVVLVTTVMTPLMTYVFLPWITRRMAGWLHR; encoded by the coding sequence ATGAGCGCGCCCGTCACCGTGTCCGTCACCCGTCACGTCGACCCCTCGCACACCACCCAGATGCTCGCCTGGATGCAGGCGGGCACGTCGATGGCGGAGAAGTTCGACGGGTTCCTCGGCTCGGGCTGGGTCCGGCCGAGCACGGACTCGGCCGACTGGCACATGCTCTACCGCTTCGCCGACGCCGAGGCGCTGGCCGCCTGGGAGGCCTCCCCGCAGCGCGCGTGGTGGCTCGAGGCGGCTGCCGGCGACGTCGAGGAGTCGCGCCGTGAGCGGCGTACAGGCATCGAGGGGTGGTTCGACGAGCCGGCGTCGGCCGAGCTGCTGAGCGCCGCCCCGACGGCGCCGCCGCGGTGGAAGCAGATGATCGCCATCTACCTGGTCTTCCTCCCGCTGAGCCTGGCCGCCAACGCCGTGGCGTCGCAGACCATCGCCGACTGGGCCCTGGTGGCGCGCGTCGTCCTGGTCACCACGGTGATGACCCCGCTGATGACCTACGTCTTCCTGCCGTGGATCACGCGCCGGATGGCGGGGTGGCTGCACCGCTGA